In one Chryseobacterium camelliae genomic region, the following are encoded:
- a CDS encoding RNA polymerase sigma factor → MSNSTEATFLQLINQHKGILYKASRIYADSTEDREDLQQEILIQLWKSYQNFKGNSEFSTWMYRVAINTAITFLKKEKQRANQHTDSPHHFEFQNEEYNPSKDRQLEVFYKAVQELKPLEKAIIFYFMEGLSHKEIGNNMGLSEGNARVKLNRTKEKIQHIIKKSGYEF, encoded by the coding sequence GTGAGCAATTCAACCGAAGCTACTTTCTTACAACTCATCAATCAGCATAAAGGTATTTTGTATAAAGCCTCCCGTATTTATGCCGATTCCACAGAAGACCGGGAAGATCTGCAACAGGAAATCCTGATCCAATTGTGGAAATCCTACCAGAATTTCAAAGGAAACAGTGAGTTTTCTACATGGATGTACCGTGTAGCCATCAATACAGCGATTACCTTTTTAAAAAAGGAAAAACAAAGAGCAAATCAACACACAGACAGTCCGCATCATTTCGAATTTCAAAACGAGGAGTATAATCCTTCTAAAGACAGACAGCTTGAGGTTTTTTATAAAGCCGTACAGGAATTAAAACCTCTTGAAAAAGCCATCATCTTCTATTTTATGGAGGGGCTCTCTCACAAAGAAATCGGAAACAATATGGGATTGAGTGAAGGCAATGCGCGTGTAAAACTGAACAGAACCAAAGAAAAAATACAACACATCATAAAAAAATCAGGTTATGAATTTTGA
- the pgi gene encoding glucose-6-phosphate isomerase, which yields MLSKINPLHTESWKALYDHFGDNDFDLRDLFHENSNRFEEFSLQRENFLFDYSKNLIDSRTKELLLSLAEECQLKDAISKMFSGDKINETEGRAVLHTALRDFSDKEILVDGENIKPQIKRVLDHMKSFSESIISGNHKGFSGKEITDIVNIGIGGSDLGPVMVVSALKHFKTRLNVHFVSNVDGNHIAEVVKNLNPETTLFIIASKTFTTQETMTNANSAKDWFLQAGKQEDVAKHFVALSTNVQAVKNFGIAEENIFEFWDWVGGRYSLWSAIGLSIVLAVGYENFEQLLKGAFDTDQHFQTAEFSENAPVLMGLLGIWYRNFYAATSYAILPYSQYLDRFAAYLQQGDMESNGKCVDRNGEFVDYETGPIIWGEPGTNGQHAFYQLIHQGTELIPADFIAYAKSPNKVSDHQDKLLANFFAQTEALAFGKTEVEVEEELKNSGQSDQEIDFLLNYKVFHGNTPTNSILFKELTPFSLGQLIAMYEHKIFVQGVIWNIFSFDQFGVELGKVLANKILPELESNETISSHDSSTNGLINYYKGNK from the coding sequence ATGCTATCAAAAATAAATCCTTTACATACGGAAAGCTGGAAAGCTCTATATGATCATTTCGGTGACAATGACTTTGACTTAAGGGATCTTTTTCATGAAAATTCCAATCGTTTTGAGGAATTTTCTTTACAAAGAGAGAATTTTCTTTTCGATTATTCAAAAAACCTGATTGATTCAAGAACAAAAGAACTTTTATTGAGTCTTGCAGAAGAGTGTCAGTTGAAAGACGCTATCTCTAAAATGTTTTCCGGAGATAAAATCAACGAAACGGAAGGAAGAGCTGTTTTGCATACCGCTTTAAGAGATTTTTCCGATAAAGAAATTTTGGTAGACGGAGAGAATATCAAGCCTCAGATCAAAAGGGTTTTGGATCACATGAAATCTTTTTCCGAAAGTATTATTTCAGGAAATCATAAAGGTTTCAGCGGAAAGGAAATTACGGATATTGTGAATATCGGAATCGGAGGTTCAGATTTGGGACCCGTGATGGTAGTTTCAGCTTTAAAACATTTTAAAACCAGATTAAACGTTCACTTTGTTTCTAATGTGGATGGAAATCATATTGCAGAGGTTGTCAAGAATTTAAACCCTGAAACAACTTTATTCATTATTGCTTCCAAAACATTTACCACCCAGGAAACAATGACGAATGCCAATTCAGCAAAAGACTGGTTCTTACAGGCTGGAAAACAGGAAGATGTGGCCAAACATTTTGTAGCTTTATCCACTAACGTTCAAGCAGTTAAAAACTTCGGAATTGCAGAAGAAAACATCTTCGAATTCTGGGATTGGGTTGGCGGAAGATATTCATTGTGGAGCGCGATCGGCTTGAGTATCGTCCTTGCAGTAGGTTATGAAAACTTCGAGCAATTACTAAAAGGAGCTTTTGATACGGATCAGCATTTCCAGACAGCAGAATTCTCTGAAAATGCCCCTGTTTTGATGGGACTTTTAGGAATTTGGTATCGTAATTTCTATGCTGCAACAAGCTATGCTATCCTTCCCTATTCTCAGTATTTAGACAGGTTTGCAGCCTATCTTCAGCAAGGAGATATGGAAAGTAACGGAAAATGTGTAGACAGAAACGGTGAATTTGTAGACTATGAAACCGGGCCTATTATTTGGGGAGAACCGGGCACAAACGGACAACATGCGTTTTATCAATTGATCCACCAGGGAACTGAATTGATTCCGGCAGATTTTATCGCGTATGCAAAAAGCCCGAACAAAGTTTCTGATCATCAGGATAAATTATTAGCCAACTTTTTCGCTCAGACTGAGGCACTTGCCTTCGGAAAAACAGAAGTTGAAGTTGAAGAAGAATTGAAAAATTCCGGACAATCTGATCAAGAAATCGACTTCTTATTAAATTATAAGGTCTTCCACGGAAACACCCCAACTAACTCCATACTATTCAAGGAATTAACCCCTTTTTCACTAGGACAGTTAATTGCAATGTATGAGCATAAAATTTTCGTTCAGGGAGTCATCTGGAATATTTTCAGTTTCGACCAGTTCGGAGTGGAATTAGGAAAAGTTTTGGCCAACAAAATCCTGCCGGAACTTGAAAGCAATGAGACGATTAGCTCTCACGACAGCTCAACAAACGGGCTGATTAATTATTATAAAGGAAATAAGTAA
- a CDS encoding bifunctional 5,10-methylenetetrahydrofolate dehydrogenase/5,10-methenyltetrahydrofolate cyclohydrolase — MAEILDGLKVSKEIKQEIKAEVEKIVAGKRRAPHLVAILVGNNGASKAYVNAKVKDCEEVGFQSSLVKFPSTVSESELLEKIDELNKSKAVDGFIVQLPLPDQIDQEKIINAIDPRKDVDGFHPENFGKMALEMDTFLPATPFGILTLLERYNIETKGKDCVIIGRSKIVGRPMSILMGRKDFPGNSTVTLTHSYTKDIEEYTKKADIVITALGDPHFLKGEMIKDGAVIVDVGITRVDNDSPKGYYLAGDVDFDSCAAKASWITPVPGGVGPMTRAMLMKNTIIAYKTSVYND, encoded by the coding sequence ATGGCAGAAATTCTTGACGGATTAAAAGTATCCAAAGAAATAAAACAGGAAATCAAGGCGGAAGTTGAAAAAATTGTTGCCGGAAAAAGAAGAGCCCCGCATTTGGTTGCTATTCTTGTTGGAAACAACGGAGCAAGTAAAGCTTATGTAAATGCTAAAGTGAAAGACTGTGAAGAAGTAGGCTTTCAGTCGAGCTTAGTTAAATTCCCAAGTACAGTTTCTGAGTCTGAATTATTGGAAAAAATTGATGAATTGAACAAATCTAAAGCAGTTGACGGATTTATCGTTCAGTTGCCTTTACCTGACCAAATCGATCAGGAGAAAATCATCAATGCGATTGATCCAAGAAAAGATGTAGATGGTTTCCACCCGGAAAACTTCGGAAAAATGGCGTTGGAAATGGATACTTTCCTACCTGCAACCCCGTTCGGAATCTTGACATTACTGGAAAGATATAATATTGAAACAAAAGGTAAAGATTGTGTAATCATCGGAAGAAGTAAAATCGTTGGAAGACCAATGAGTATCTTGATGGGAAGAAAAGATTTCCCGGGGAATTCTACGGTAACGCTTACACACTCTTATACAAAAGATATCGAAGAATATACTAAAAAAGCAGACATCGTAATCACGGCTTTAGGTGATCCGCATTTCTTAAAAGGGGAAATGATTAAAGACGGAGCTGTGATTGTTGACGTAGGAATTACAAGAGTAGACAACGATTCTCCAAAAGGTTATTATTTGGCAGGTGACGTAGACTTTGACAGCTGTGCTGCAAAAGCAAGCTGGATTACACCTGTACCGGGTGGGGTTGGACCTATGACAAGAGCGATGTTGATGAAAAATACCATCATTGCTTACAAAACTTCGGTCTATAACGACTAA
- a CDS encoding 7-carboxy-7-deazaguanine synthase QueE — protein MNKEEDILLKEGKMLPVMEHFYTLQGEGAHTGKAAYFIRLGGCDVGCHWCDVKESWDPNLHPLMNAEEIAETAARHCKTIVLTGGEPLMWNLDILTSKLKELGCTVHIETSGAYPMSGHIDWITLSPKKTGLPKEEIYAKAHELKVIVFNNNDFKFAQEQAAKVSENCTLYLQSEWSKRDEMYPKITDFILENPEWRASVQTHKYLNIP, from the coding sequence ATGAATAAAGAAGAAGATATTTTATTAAAAGAAGGTAAAATGCTCCCTGTGATGGAGCATTTTTACACTCTTCAGGGAGAAGGAGCGCACACCGGAAAAGCAGCCTATTTCATCAGATTAGGAGGTTGCGATGTCGGTTGCCACTGGTGTGATGTAAAGGAAAGCTGGGATCCGAATTTACATCCATTAATGAATGCGGAAGAAATTGCTGAAACAGCAGCCAGACACTGTAAAACTATAGTTTTAACAGGCGGTGAGCCTTTGATGTGGAATCTTGATATTTTAACCTCTAAATTAAAAGAATTAGGATGCACCGTTCACATTGAAACTTCTGGAGCCTATCCGATGAGCGGACATATCGACTGGATTACCCTTTCACCAAAGAAAACAGGGCTTCCAAAAGAGGAAATTTATGCCAAAGCTCACGAACTTAAAGTGATTGTTTTCAATAACAATGATTTTAAATTTGCTCAGGAACAAGCTGCAAAAGTATCGGAAAACTGCACCTTATATCTTCAGAGTGAATGGAGCAAGCGCGATGAAATGTATCCGAAAATTACAGATTTCATTCTGGAAAATCCTGAATGGCGCGCATCAGTTCAAACCCATAAGTATCTGAATATTCCATAA
- a CDS encoding exopolysaccharide biosynthesis polyprenyl glycosylphosphotransferase — MQRIRYSRYLKSIIILLDLLVIASVFIFFFINGNADLIHDKDIWYQNSFPLLLLISFWILLSGRTRIYNIRRNITYTVFIERIITHFILFVIGLVLIRKVSNNQFFSSELSWLSLYLFFFIVLTRSIIYFIIKYLRSLGINNRNVMFLNENSSTIVLKNILKERKDYGYKIFEFPHETIAIDELQLFWKKNGIHTLFLPLETTFDKKTEDDIFRLAEASKIHISLIPNISQSDLFMYDLGYIQTQPVLDQTTYPLDNYSNFLLKRTFDILFSMIVLVGICSWLFPIIAIIIKTTSKGPVFFVQRRYGFHEEVFNCLKFRTMVVNDDSATKTTAENDSRITRFGKFLRKTSLDEMPQFLNVLKGEMSIVGPRPHMLSVDDYYKPKIGRYSLRSMTNPGITGLAQVNGLRGDSGDIEVEMKKRALADAYYVRNWSFVLDLVIILKTIILIITGDKKAN, encoded by the coding sequence ATGCAGAGAATAAGATACTCCAGATATTTAAAATCTATTATCATTTTGCTTGACCTTTTGGTTATTGCAAGCGTATTCATATTCTTTTTTATCAACGGAAATGCAGACCTGATCCATGACAAAGATATCTGGTATCAAAACTCATTTCCCCTGCTGCTGCTTATTTCCTTTTGGATTTTACTAAGCGGAAGAACCCGGATTTACAATATCCGGAGAAACATAACGTATACTGTTTTTATAGAGCGGATCATCACTCATTTTATATTATTTGTCATTGGATTGGTACTGATACGAAAAGTAAGCAATAATCAGTTTTTCAGCTCCGAACTATCATGGCTTTCTCTTTACCTGTTCTTTTTCATTGTTTTGACAAGATCCATTATTTATTTCATCATTAAATATTTGCGTTCTTTGGGAATTAATAACAGAAATGTCATGTTTCTCAATGAGAACAGCTCTACGATTGTTCTTAAAAACATCTTGAAAGAGAGAAAAGACTATGGCTACAAAATTTTTGAATTTCCGCATGAAACCATTGCTATTGACGAGCTTCAACTTTTTTGGAAAAAAAACGGCATACACACCTTGTTTTTACCTTTAGAAACAACATTTGATAAAAAAACGGAAGACGATATTTTCAGGCTTGCAGAAGCCAGTAAAATTCATATCTCACTTATTCCCAATATCTCACAAAGTGATTTATTCATGTATGATCTGGGATACATTCAGACGCAGCCGGTTTTAGATCAGACGACATATCCTTTAGATAATTATTCAAATTTTTTATTGAAAAGAACATTTGACATTCTTTTTTCAATGATAGTTTTGGTCGGTATTTGTTCGTGGCTTTTCCCTATTATTGCCATTATCATTAAAACAACCTCAAAAGGACCGGTTTTCTTTGTACAGCGAAGATATGGTTTCCATGAAGAAGTTTTTAACTGTCTCAAATTCCGTACAATGGTCGTAAATGACGACTCTGCGACAAAAACCACTGCGGAAAACGATTCCAGAATTACAAGATTTGGAAAATTCTTAAGGAAAACAAGCTTGGATGAGATGCCACAATTTTTGAATGTTCTGAAAGGCGAAATGTCTATTGTAGGTCCCCGACCGCATATGCTGTCGGTAGATGATTATTATAAGCCCAAAATCGGAAGGTATAGTTTAAGGAGTATGACGAATCCTGGAATCACAGGTTTGGCACAGGTAAACGGCTTAAGAGGAGATTCTGGAGACATAGAAGTGGAAATGAAAAAACGTGCTTTGGCAGATGCTTATTATGTAAGAAACTGGAGTTTTGTTTTGGATTTGGTCATTATATTAAAAACCATCATCCTGATAATAACGGGAGATAAAAAAGCGAATTAA
- a CDS encoding MlaE family ABC transporter permease → MLKTFFTAVGEYIILLGKSIQKPQKMRVFWKLFMREINDLGVNSFGLVIFTSIFVGAVVAIQMFNNFDASSFPIPPSFVGYATKAVLVLEFSPTIISLILAGKVGSYIASSIGTMRVSEQIDALDIMGVNSPNFLIFPKIIACVIFNPLLIAISIVFGIGGGYIAGVLTGNWTTNDYIVGIQMYMPNLFIYYAFTKTIVFAFIIASVPAYFGYNVKGGSLEVGRASTQAVVWTMVFIILSELLLTQLILS, encoded by the coding sequence ATGTTAAAAACGTTTTTTACAGCAGTAGGAGAATACATCATCCTTCTAGGTAAATCTATCCAGAAACCTCAGAAAATGAGGGTTTTTTGGAAGCTGTTCATGAGAGAGATCAATGATTTGGGAGTCAACTCATTCGGGTTGGTCATCTTTACTTCTATATTTGTTGGAGCAGTAGTTGCGATTCAGATGTTTAATAACTTTGATGCTTCTTCGTTTCCTATTCCACCTTCATTCGTAGGATATGCAACAAAAGCAGTTCTGGTATTGGAGTTTTCACCTACCATTATCAGCTTGATTTTAGCAGGAAAAGTAGGCTCATACATTGCTTCAAGTATAGGAACCATGAGGGTTTCTGAGCAAATTGATGCATTGGACATTATGGGGGTAAACTCTCCAAACTTCCTCATTTTTCCGAAAATAATTGCTTGTGTCATTTTTAACCCGTTATTGATTGCCATTAGTATTGTTTTTGGAATCGGCGGGGGCTATATTGCAGGAGTTTTAACCGGGAACTGGACTACTAATGATTATATAGTGGGTATTCAAATGTATATGCCTAATCTTTTCATTTATTATGCATTTACTAAAACCATAGTTTTTGCTTTCATTATTGCGAGTGTTCCTGCTTATTTTGGATATAACGTAAAAGGCGGTTCATTGGAAGTCGGCAGAGCAAGTACACAAGCTGTGGTTTGGACGATGGTCTTCATCATTCTTTCCGAATTGCTATTAACCCAATTAATATTAAGCTAA